Within Carassius carassius chromosome 8, fCarCar2.1, whole genome shotgun sequence, the genomic segment GTTTTTTGATGCAGGTACATAGTAGTGaaagccacctaatataaagtggaagCAACAATTTTTAAGATTTCAGGATTTTCCCCATTCATTCAGATTGGACTGGGTCTTGAATGCACGAAATCCAAGCTTCCCTGAGGCATTTCAAATATGGCTGATGAGTGAACAGACTGTCCTAGAAAGGGACtttctataaaatgtattactaGGGtgaaaatccattttatttttcattttaatcaaatgtgaaatctttattttttatatgtaaaaaaataaaaaaacaatgaattatatttatccaACATTAATAATCATTGTTACAATATCAACAGCAATAACCaactaattatgatttttttttaatgttgttccTGTATTTACATTCTATAATTGATATACTTTGTGTAGgctatttgaaatattaattaagCTGTTATCATTATCCAACTATGTAAATACATTACCAATAAAATGTAATTGGTAACAATTGATAGTATTCTGATTGATTCTGATTTAACTATTTGACACGAAGACAGACAACAcagatacaattattaaaaaataattaaattctgaCTCTGCCATTCAATAACCAAAATCAACATACTCTCTCAACCCTACTAATTCATTGTGCATGTGTTTAACTGACCTGCACACCACCTTTAGCCAGAGCATTGAGTCCAAACAAGATGGTTACAATGCAGATCACCAACTCCACCACCAGAAACAGAACCAGCGTGGCCAAGAAGCCATCGATCAAGAGCTGAGAGCAGCCAAAAGAGACAGAAAAACGACAAAACAATCTAAGGCATAATAATAGACACAACCATCAATGGTTACATGCTTGTCCACATGTTTGTAAGTTGCCAAAGAGATTTCCTCTTTTAGTAAGTTACAAACACAGACAAGCACATCAATAGGCTAAAGCAGATAttgttgaaatattaaaaaagactAGCAAGAATGACCATCTGAGTTTTCATAGCACATCTGAAAATAATTAGAGGTATCTTTCATTGTGAAGCGTTTTCAGACAACTGGCCCAAAGtgcaaaactgacaaaaaaaatttttttaattaaaatcctGAACTGTAGAGTGAATTCAGGCAAACTGAACCAATTTTTGTGATGCCAGTTTACCTGAATTAACATACTCCAACAAAAATGTCACTTTCaatttacctgttttttttttcttgcattatcAGCATATTATTAAGCACATTCATGTAAAGAAAGGCAAACGTGAAGGTAAGAATTACTTACTTTACAATTTCTCTCGACAGTATAAGTGCACTTCCTGTAACAATATTGTTGCTTTGGAAAAGCAGACACAAAAGACAAAATGATGTTGAATTTTGTAAATGCAGCTATAAAGCTACTATTCATGTGCAAATGTAGCTGCAAGCACACCCAATTAgccaattgagaaaaactgttaCAGTTTTTTGGCTTCCTTGACAAACGACAGTGCCCTCAAAAAGGTTTTGGACTTCTGAGATTGGAACAAGACCCATAGGATATAGACATAATTGGACAGCTTATATTAAATATGTTTCTTACTGAAAGAAATTATTCACTTTTCCAGATacctttttagtttttagttagtGTCAGACGAAGGACCAGGTTTACTAAACAGGTCAAACTAGCACGAGAGTGTAATCCCATAAAAGTTCCTAATGGGAGTGGGAGGTTAATATATGCTGTTTTTGGATGTTAAATGATGGTGGAAATACCAGTAAACTTACTGGCGCATACATTACTAAATCACCttgcatgattcatttaaattcactgcgtttttaatgtttttaatgccaaaagaggGTTAGTGctggtgcaagctgttagtaaatcttgCCCAAAGAATGTTAATGTGGCTGGCCATCACTGGGATCAAAACATAGAAAAGAAAGCAATTACAAACATGAGCATCAGTCAAAAATGAACTAACCAAAGAAATAACTTTAAACCAAGAAAACAGCAATGTTCCATCAATCTTTTCACTTTACTGTCCAAATACCTTGAAAGGGCactgattttttttcattcactccTTCACTGGAGAAAAAGTCTGTACCAAGTGCAAAGGATCTTTATCCTTATTGATTATTAATCtactatgttatatatattttataagacaaaatgtaaaattacaaagcAGTAACAAATTAATAAGAGAGATGTGAAACTATCATTGTGATTATGCCAACAActcatatctatctatatattttaacaattaaaaatgatGATAAAGCAATAACAATTATACATTCCAATGAAATTGCTTTTCAAATTAAAGCAATTTAATAAAGTATAAGTTGCATATAGACAATCCCACATCTAATCAGAAATCAGTACACCAAGTAACAATATCACCTTTTTTCCCTTTAAATTCATTCCAACATAATCTTTCCATTAATTAAGCTcctaaaaaataaacagaaggtCTAAATCAAATGGTAGGTATAATTTTAATGTAAGGTTTAAGCAAACCAAACTTATACTATAAAACAGCTTCCAACTTTGAAAGCACTAATTTGACTTTAATCAGACAAAAAGGTCTTTACTGAAGATTCACTAAAATTCTTCATCCATGTGAAGTATATGACATTTTTGACAACCACACATTTTAACTGAAACTTCTGAAGATGCTATGTTTTGCACTTCGGTACAGTCCTTTGAAAAGGCATCAAGGaaattgcttaaagaaaaaaaaactgtaacaagAAAGTTGATGTGGCCAGTTCATCACATCATCACCCACTTACAGTGTTTTATCCTTCCCACTGCACCCAAAACTCACCCACATGCATTCATAATCAATATACTTTATGCATATATATCTAGAGTTTAAATGTGCAAACCCATCTTCCCATAGTGCAAGGTGCTCGGCGGTGCAGTGAGAGAGTAGCAGATGTGTGAGCTCACCACAGCATAGATCTCCAGTCTCCTGCAGTGCTCACAGTGGTACGTGTCCTGACGGTAAGGCAGGTGACGGGACAGCAGCCCAAGAACAGCAGTGGAGAATGCTGCACTGACCAGGTGAGCAACCAGTGTGGCTTTCACCTTCACATGGTGGGACAGAAGTCAATGTGCAGCTCATATAACTCATTACTGTCATTtgataaaacactgaaaaatggAAGCCAATGCGGTactgagaagaaaaataaaaaataatgctagtCAACAGTCTGGACACAtgctttttatgattattatccaTAGTTATTAAACTATGAAAATGAAAGCAAATGGAAGCATGGGAATTATGCAAGGACTAGATCATAACTCGCTTGTACTTCTCTCTTCTTCTTTGTATAGATTAAAGCTCGACATGTTTCAAGTAGTTCACATGAGTGAGTGACTGATTAATTGATGTAATTATTTGATTGTTGGCTCCAAACCAAATATGACTCTCGTCAACCTGCTACCAACATCCACCAACTGCTGAGACCATAACATCTTTCAAAAAGCAGATGAAGACTCCTCTTCTGTAAGCACTCACACTTGAACACACTCTTAAACTaatgcacattaaaaactgttctcTAGCAAGAGCGTGTTaaactgcttattaaacacagggatgcactgcagcacacaaacatgccaaatattaaaaaaattaaaggattgcaatgcataagaatttttttgtaggctaattaaataataataataaaaaaaaatatatatataaatgcctacatgtcataatggatggtcatcgcatgtatcagaattatctatttgctcgcatatgagcagctccgtttcatctcagagacacgttctgtctttgagcttgccaaattccgccgtgtaaatagcaaatccgtcatggcactgGCTCTTAAAGGGTTTGGAAAATGAGAATCTGATTGTTTTaatgcacgttacgcccaaaaaacagccattactcattaagataatagggacaacccatttagaccatgcgcccgggcgcgcCATCCGTTTTTTCCGTCATTTAAATAGCAAAAGTgaatttggacatgccctgagtgcaactgcgccgtgcactttacactttgcatttagatcgttaaaatagggccctaaacattCAATTTCTGttccaaaacaaaacaacttttaAGAAAGTCGTAAATTTCTAGAAAGtcgtaaaaaaacttttttctgaTTTCCATCAATTATGCAAAAGCGTTGAGCATTCATTATcgttgtcacggcttatgctgctggaaggaacacggagccgagggataaacgaaacaaggatttattaaataaaacataaacaaggtaagtcgtaaataacaggtggcaagaggcaagtggcaagtaacaggtgacaagttgacatttagacgagtagacccgacaaaacagaactgaaaggacaaggcttttatagaagggataattggggaaacacaggtggatggcatgactaaattaacagggacatggaacacatggggaaatgaagagacacacctggaaactaatcaaaccagacacggaagacagaaactgggtcacaggggcaaaaacacacaaaatgagtccaggtgtgtgacagtactcccccctcccggtaggtgcgtcctcgcaccgtagaaacaacaaagggaggcatgggtgggaacttgggaggaggttccgttggaggacagcctcccaggagggggccagcagacagggactacagaggaaggagccagggaggagatgacggagggaggagccagggaggagacaggaaggatgtgaagccatcagccataacggcccaaggtggggccgacggtggaaggagccatggaggaggaatggtcactgactccagggactcgacccacggcaacggagcaagtggaggaggagcccgaagcagagacggagagccgaagagccagggtgacggggaggagccggaggtcctaggcagaacagatggctctggtgactgacgcggcgatgtggatccggaaggccgcggtgaggccagagtgaccgaggactgaggtgtagccgaggggatgaaggagcctgacggagccggagggacggagggatgaggcgaagccggaggagtggagtcccgaggcataggatggacgacgccagaccaaggcggagccggagggacgagggagccaggcagagcctgcggactgccgggccacggcggagaggaaggagctaggagccatggtggagccgacgggtcaacgggccgaggcggagtccaggcctcagagactggaggcggaggtgagggagacgccgaccaaggcgtcgctggaggatggcggtcccgctgagctcgcaccacaatggtaggctgagggcgagcataggggcagccagacgacagcggaggaggaggcaggagagggtgggaattttggaggagcaggcattggagtaagctctggggctggagcccgtcctgggcttaacggaggatcaggagcccgtcctgggcttaacgggggttcaggagcccgtcctgggcttaacgggggttcaggagcccgtcctgggcttaacggaagatcaggagcccttcctgggcttaacagaggatcaggagcccgtcctgggcttaacagaggatctggcataggtgaattggaacccccctcattttgacccatttggcgctccatattttgctccctcgtggtgggcagtgtcgccggctctcgcacctggtctgacgggatgctctctggctctccgtcatcggtgggctcgggcttatgcctcgtaccgtggggagattgtaggctgggctctgggtccagagtggacctggcgagatcctccattgggccgaccgtgagaggggacccatttctcaccagattccactctataaatgcggcgaaatcctcccgaggaccatcttcgggcgacaacgctctgcacctagggttcaggctggcgtgataaaaggtgcagagcgcgtggtccgggtagctggtggcattagctagccagagaaaccgtctggtatggtcctcgagagacagtccctcctgctccagcaggaggaggaggtattcggggcgatagaggggatccatgaaacactacggaaagaaaaaagactgtgaaaaaaacggaaaacaaaacggagggaaaacacgcagtttttaactttttcaggtcgggtcttctgtcacggcttatgctgctggaaggaacacggagccgagggataaacgaaacaaggatttattaaataaaacataaacaaggtaagtcgtaaataacaggtggcaagaggcaagtggcaagtaacaggtgacaagttgacatttagacgagtagacccgacaaaacagaactgaaaggacaaggcttttatagaagggataattggggaaacacaggtggatggcatgactaaattaacagggacatggaacacatggggaaatgaagagacacacctggaaactaatcaaaccagacacggaagacagaaactgggtcacaggggcaaaaacacacaaaatgagtccaggtgtgtgacaatcgtctcaaaaaaaaaaaaaaaaacttttaacaaaATGATTAAcggtcactatttttttttttaaaaaacattaaacattcacaaaacaaaacaaaacaaaacaaaacaaaaaaccataAACAGGCATTCTTCCTATTTTTCTACAGAACTAAATTATATCATTGATGCATAAACATTAACTATCTGctccaaaacaaaataataataataatacaaatatatatatataagaaaacaaaacaaaaacagcaacttTTAAGAAAATCGTCAACAggcataattctttttttttttttttttttacttttttataaaaatttcaaTCATTTATGCATAACATCAAACATTCACTATCTGCTCCAAAACCAGAAGAAACAAAAGCAACTTTTAAGAAAAAGGAATAATTTGTATTTTCTACAAAACTAATTTCAATCAAATCcataagcatttaaaaataagagtaacataAATTGAGTCAAGAGTGTCCAAAATGTTGACTAGTAGTGAGGGTTCAGGGTGGGTAGGTGAGTAGGTTAGTATACTTTCATTAACTCTGCAAACCTTGAACTTGTACTCACCCAGAACAGAGACGGGAACCGTCCAGCATGGATTAAAATGGATCCAGACACGAGCAACTGATAACAAGAGACTTCTTGAAGTTTGCAACATCCTTAGTAACAACTGGATTCATAACAGATTAAACATCCTGCTTTTAAACTTCCATTAGCACTTACTTGAACAACGATCACTACCACAACAAAGACATCAGGAGAGAAGTGAACCTCTTCATAGAGCTGAAGAATGGTGATGCTCAGACACAAGCACAAGACTGCGATGATGATCTGAATGGActgaaacaacaaaacaacaaactcAATGAATGAACTTAAAGCTGCCATATAGACCATTTTAGTggttttataaaagaaaaaccaTTATACTTTTATTTGATGTCAAAGATTCGGtttgttttgagaaatgttttgacACTCTAAATACCTTCAATACAAAGCCATTCATGCAATCATACTGAATGAAATGTGCAACACAGTGGCTTACAGTATGAGAAATAGCTGGAACTCTGGTGTATGGAAGATTTAGGATTTGTTGGCGTGAATGTGACACTCACCCCCAGTGCTTTCGGCTCCACCTTCTGAAATGTCTTGACCTGCTTTGGCGTCAGGTTTCCTGCAGGGGGCGTGGGGCCCTGACTCTCAATGCCCATGCTGAAGTCAGTCAGTTTGAGGCCTGGCTATGCTCAAATCAGAGAATCAGTGGGAGATAAGAAGCATAAGAATAGCtggttttgtcaaaataatggaagtcaatgggaactaaACTGTTCGGTTACAACATTTCCAGTGGCGTAGCCAGGGGAGGGGCCATGGGGGCACTGGCCCCTCCTGAAAACTGATTGGCCCCCAGTGTGCCCCCACTCTtctacttgtctgtcactcacaaattcaaatcataatctttcagtttagtaaataactcatgattgcgtcgcaatgcttctcaacgaggaccaagaatagcgagctgctgttttcacacgaaaaaaagcacacggtaagttgatctattttatatagcttaTGTTTTTCGATTAGCGAGTTGTTACAGTGCAAGAAGTGTTCGGTACCTACGTTAACATCTTTCGGTGTTAGACAGACCAGGTTCGATGACGATGTTATCTCCTAGAGCAGACCAAGatgctaatcattatatttactatgctcctCTGATGAATGTAAAAGGGGTTAACTGCGTTACGATTTACTTATTTAATCGTAacgaaatatttcaggtcttttattcaGGTCACGCCCCCTGAGTGAACGCTGGCGTGTTTGACTGCCGCTGCTCTTTGGGTCCTTAAGTTGacattttaatatagtttttacaGATTTATCTTCATGGATTAGTGACTTTTAAATATGCCAAAATTTATGTCATACTTCACATTGGATTGGATTGCTTAAAAGAGATTAACATCGCTGCACTCACCGTGACATGAATCTAGGCCGTATGCTTTATTGTGAATATCATCGTGGGACCGGCGTGTGTGGAATTTAAGTGTGACTTTCCGGAGGATACGGTGAGAATGATCTGTCTCCTGCTGCTTCTTTTGGCCCTTTGGAATTTTACTACCTGTCCTCGCCACTCTCAACAGAGATCTCTTTGTTTCTCTGATATGGTCCGATTTTACTCATTTTCGAAGTTGCGGAGTATGAACTCCTCGGATCGTTTGTCAGATGGAATATACAATCATTGCTCTGCACTTGGAATCGCGGGTCGCCGTTATATTCATCGAGGGTCAAAGCGTCGATATTTTTGCAGCCGACAGACTGACCAGTCTGATAACAACGAAATACCAGTCATCTGGTCATCATACCGGCGCTCACCACCCGGCGATAGTAGTTTGAAGCGGGACCACGGCAACATCTGCGTACTAAAACGTACATCTCTTCCTCAGGAAAACATGGATAGCATCAACATTAAAATGGCTCTTATTAATACTCGTTCAATAGTGAACAAGTCTTTTATTCTCAACAACTTTTTTACATCACAATCCTTGGACTTTTTATTTATCACTGAGACGTGGGTTAATCCTGGTGAACAAATGGCCTTGGGGGATCTGACACCACCAGGCTGCAACTTTCTAAATTCCCCACGAACTTCAGGACGTGGAGGCGGTGTTGCTACTGATTTTAAGaactcttttaaatgtaaaaggcTGCCTATGGATACGTATTCCAGCTTTGAGGCCCAGCTGTTAAAAATTGAAATGATGATCCCTGTTTTTTGCATACTCGTTTACAGACCCCCTAAATTTAATAAGGATTTCATACAACAATTTTCGGATTTCCTCTCTGGACTGGTATCTCGTGGTGACAGACTCCTTATTATTGGGGACTTTAATATCCATGTATGCTGTCCATCAAAACCCTTggtaaatgattttcttttgctcaCTGAGTCTTTAAACCTTGTACAATATGTTACTGATCCTACTCATAACAAGGGTCACACTTTAGACCTTGTATTTTCATATGGTTTCTCTGTGTTTAATTTGGAGATTCTAGATTCGGGAATTTCTGAccattattcattaatatttgagTCTGTGTTTATCTGTCCCCGCCCTACATACGTTCAGCCTTCATGTAAATTAAGGTCTATCCATTCGTCTACTGCCAATCTTTTCTCAGAATTCTATCAAATGCATTTTTCGAATAATGTATCAGTTGGGCTTGATACATGGCATCCTAAAAGAATGTTTGACAACTTATCAGAGAGCTGTTAAGGATGAAAAGGCCAATTATTTTTCTACAGGGATCTCTAAAAAATGCAAATCGACCGAAAGTTTTGTTTAAGACAATTAATTCGGTTTTAAATCCAACAGAAAACATTGTTCTGGAAGCTTCAAAAGAGAACTGTGAATTATTTCTACACTCTTTTACTCATAAAATTGAGCAAATCAAATGTGGAATTATACCTGTTCCATTTGATCAACCTCAAACTACTCCAGTTACCAGTTCTCTGACTAATTTCGAACTAGTTACATCAGAACAAATAGCAGACATACTCGCTAAGCTGAAGTGTTCAAGCTATAAGCTGGATTCACTTCCTACACGTctttttaaagggtcatgaaaccccagactacttattctaagattttagcagaggtgtttgtgttgcacatcatagaagacaatgttagcatccgctaattctaactgttggagaaaattggttaattttaagcttttcatcttccggatttagaatctacattgtgttgacgtcacgatttttgacgtggcaatggactatagtacattgatgacgcgtcggtgtctattcaattattcatgagattgcgtgtttatcctatgagaagacgcttcgcttaattattcacaacagcatgtattgatttgctatgaaagactcatcagactgtgaaatgacatcgcacacattaactgagaaacattcatggatcgcagaagagtgtttgttttttctttgtaataagagttcggcacaaacgcgattcattTACTTGATGAGTGTAACCATCAAGCTGTGCTCTGTGACACAGCCTGTcagaaggcttatataaacgccaaagaataatatatatgtctcatttgtgagtcgctttgaataaaagtgtctgctaaatgactgaatgtgtaatatgttttcgatgcagagtgcaaatggctgtgcatttatttgtgcttttagctcgatgggagcgaaatgaaactttctgaacgcaaagctttgtgtgctgtctgtctccactctttcttccccctcccccggtccgctgcacaccacgcccactttttagcattttttaaaaccgtggtgagaactaacctgtgctgaaatgggggtttcatgaccctttaaagaaGTTTTTATGACACTTATGCCAGTGTGACAGCTATAGTCAACAGCTCATTAGAAAATGGAATTGTGCCCAGTAGTTTTAAGCATGCAATTATACATCCCCTTTTGAAGAAAGCTTATCTGGATCCGGCAATACATGataattacagaccaatctccAAATTGCCTTTTAGGTCAAAGATTTTGGAGAGAGTCGTCTACTCTCAGCTCTACtcctatttaaatgcatttaatattttggatacatttcagtctggtttcagaTGTTTGCACAGCACTGAATCTGCATTACTTAAGGTCACAAACGATATCTTATTATCTATGGATTCAGGTTCGCCAGTGGTCCTAGTTTtgttagatctcagtgctgcgtttgatacAATTGATCATGATATTCTTCTGAAATGTTTAGAATGCATGGTGGGCATTCATGGGACAACCCTTCAGTGATTTTCTTCCTATTTAAAAGAAAGGACTTTCTCTGTGAACATGGCCAATTTCTCTTCTGCTTCATCTCAGTTAAAATGTGGTGTCCCTCAGGGGTCAATATTGGGACccctgttatttttgttattttcattgtACATGCTTCCCCTGAGTTCCATCTTTCAGAAGTATAGTATATCCTATCACTGCTATGCCGACGACCCCCAATTTTATTTTCCCGTGAGTATAGAAGAAGTATAAGAAGTATAAGAACCATGCATCtaacaatgcattaaattgttttaaagatataaaacagtggCTGGCAAATAactttttacaattaaatgagaGCAAAATGGAAGTCCTGATTCTTGGATCCTCCTTGTCCAGTCAACCTGGACTAGTCGTCGAACTAGGCCCATTAGCATCGAACATACAAGACCCTGTGAGGAACCTTGGAGTAATTTTTGACTCCTCCCTTCTTTTCAACAAGCAGATAAGTGCCGTTGTAAAAAGCAGTTTTTACCAACTGAGACAAATTGCTAAAATTAAATCTTTGCTTTCCCCTTCTAACTTGGAAATTGTAATCCATTCATTTATTACAtctaggttagattattgtaattcacTGTACAGTGGCTTGCCCCAAAATGCATTATCTCGTTTACAACTTGTTCAGAATGCTGCAGCCAGACTGTTACTTGGATTAAGGAAAAGGGATCACATTACTCCAGTGCTGTGAAATTTACACTGGCTCCCAGTCAAATTTAGGGTGGATTTCaaaattttgatgtttgtttactaagcattaTCTGGCCTCGCTCCCAAGTACATCAGTGATCTTTTATATCCTTACTCTCCGACTAGAGCACTAAGGTCCTCTGACCAACTGTTACTGACGGTTCCTCGCTGCCGCTATAAATCTAAGGGTGACCACGCTTTTTTGGTGAGTGGTCCGAAATTGTGGAATAGTCTTCCTCTCTATGTGAGGTCATCTTCATCTTTAGCCATTTTTAAGTCGTCCTTGAAGACATATCTGTTCTCTGTAGCCTTTGAATAGATTATAAATTATGTGTTGATGTTGATAGTTTGTTGATAGTTGATagataactgtttaaaaaaaaaaaaatgtattcttttgtaaagcactttggctcaacctctgttgtttttaaatgtgctatataaataaaggttgacGGTCTGCACCCTGGAAAAAATCGcagaattgtactttttttaaatgaaccagatacataaacccattataagcCACATTTTACATAGAAAATGAACTACATCCACTGTATTTAGTCTGCAGAACagtggttttgttgttgttatttgtttGGTCAGTATTAACAGTTGTTtggctaaaataaattgtttgtaaTTTCTATAACTTGA encodes:
- the si:dkey-81h8.1 gene encoding uncharacterized protein si:dkey-81h8.1 isoform X1 produces the protein MGIESQGPTPPAGNLTPKQVKTFQKVEPKALGSIQIIIAVLCLCLSITILQLYEEVHFSPDVFVVVVIVVQLLVSGSILIHAGRFPSLFWVKATLVAHLVSAAFSTAVLGLLSRHLPYRQDTYHCEHCRRLEIYAVQQYCYRKCTYTVERNCKLLIDGFLATLVLFLVVELVICIVTILFGLNALAKGGVQLPGFRQRAAPSEPEAVTPSQPQVEVMVSEVEPMPERKPEPKSEPIEEIPSPSTEPQVAPIDSLTDV
- the si:dkey-81h8.1 gene encoding uncharacterized protein si:dkey-81h8.1 isoform X2, translated to MGIESQGPTPPAGNLTPKQVKTFQKVEPKALGSIQIIIAVLCLCLSITILQLYEEVHFSPDVFVVVVIVVQLLVSGSILIHAGRFPSLFWVKATLVAHLVSAAFSTAVLGLLSRHLPYRQDTYHCEHCRRLEIYAVLLIDGFLATLVLFLVVELVICIVTILFGLNALAKGGVQLPGFRQRAAPSEPEAVTPSQPQVEVMVSEVEPMPERKPEPKSEPIEEIPSPSTEPQVAPIDSLTDV